From one Motacilla alba alba isolate MOTALB_02 chromosome 8, Motacilla_alba_V1.0_pri, whole genome shotgun sequence genomic stretch:
- the ARHGAP29 gene encoding rho GTPase-activating protein 29 isoform X3, with product MLRQNGGSNKRGLGLARLSTSNFFTISTAGNWGMGRSTKSSSLSSISSNSDCYDNPVVDPEYIMQLVNDVRKFADVLLYLKEAFLSEENHDGLHQVVHERLGELLRVLKAVINKHQTLNSVDILSAAGTVIAKVKAVNFKEVNEENKRELFGEIFSSIETLAFTFGNVVSDFLMGDVDNGSSLGLPVSRRSRSFENLSVESGGSLHERDDIQGHLRAEEVDSMLLRNDSGIESALSYAKAWSKYTKDVVAWVEKKLSLELECAKNLAKMAETAKAVVGHQDYMPFQSIFINAFQNDIENSQLWQQTAAALQSNKFVQPLLGRKNELDRQRKDIKDLWQREQKKMQELEAALRKAKLLYTQRQDEYEKAKSCTARAEEEQLSSSGSFVKDFSKQIEKKRRLEEEALQKAEEANEHYKASMAEVEEKRNYLESFKSDVLTQLRELIYQCDLTLKAATVNLFQLQHAQVVSLPVNCQSLCESAKLYDPGQQYSEFVKSLPKDGVPVESGCFETQSSQVDGVFSKQSTNSVHTSHGNLSQCSGDFPAQTLDDVGSPVYHRSQKVREKRSSSNTDIPVRGPPPFRSWSVGNQSGGMCSDSESAGGSSESRSMDSPSASPGDFKRRLPRTPSTGTMSSADDLDEREPPSPSDCGLNDLTSETANSPGPFRNANMSKAAQTHKLRKLRAPSKCRECDGLVVFHGAECEECSLACHKKCLETLAIQCGHKKLHGRLHLFGVEFAQAAKNIPDGIPFIIKKCTSEIESRALNVKGIYRVNGAKSRVEKLCQAFENGKDLVELSELYAHDISNVLKLYLRQLPEPLILFRLYNEFIGLAKESQNANEELDAKQASPKAKTRQSLCIELNRIIIKIKDLLKQLPVPNYNTLQYLIGHLHRVTEQCDENKMSASNLGIIFGPTLIRPRQTDATVSLSSLVDYPYQARVVELLITYYEKIFDVSLKPLLSTCHAEETAGTVRVALSADEREPQQQRKSFVAVKEQGIQIVPCERASETAAIFFESKNSRNTKEEADISVTGDVVSPATEKDNDPFLSLGEDPCQISLVAVKPNRQLAKVPLRAPRTKPASRPVSLPVDRILPPCVLNERNSRNAGAISSEKLGRSPTIEEVSEVKALPAVDTCCRLPCYDTQMLRKTWDKQYKQYDITARTAMIVTNVPQEIRALESGTAGALSSSCSIGNNSAKANLPNKPYSVVGSGRTAAEENGPDVNPVAAFRAPRTLQPPPGTFYKPPSNKSKENGDGSSAKACAPTSASSVLPQDNTVKLARSSALPSGDAEQNTNEQKSSSEDIHSTDLKPAYHRLRPKRIQELEHREAHFV from the exons aaaatcatGATGGCCTGCATCAAGTAGTACATGAACGCCTGGGGGAGTTACTACgtgttttaaaagcagtgaTAAATAAACATCAGACTCTAAACTCAGTTGATATTCTTAGTGCTGCAGGAACAGTTATTGCAAAAGTAAAAG cGGTGAACTTCAAAGAggttaatgaagaaaataagagagaacTCTTcggtgaaatattttcttctattgaAACATTGGCATTCACCTTTGGAAACGT TGTTTCAGACTTCCTTATGGGAGATGTAGACAATGGCTCGTCATTGGGACTTCCTGTATCTCGGAGAAGTCGG TCTTTTGAGAATCTTTCTGTGGAGTCTGGGGGTTCACTGCATGAAAGGGATGATATTCAAG GACATCTTCGAGCAGAGGAGGTTGATAGCATGCTCCTAAGAAATGACAGTGGAATTGAGTCGGCTCTGTCCTATGCTAAAGCATGGTCAAAATATACCAAGGATGTAGTCGCATGGGTAGAAAAAAAGCTTAGCTTGG aactgGAGTGTGCTAAAAACTTAGCAAAAATGGCTGAAACTGCTAAAGCTGTTGTTGGACACCAG GATTATATGCCATTCCAGTCAATATTCATtaatgcttttcaaaatgaTATCGAGAACAGTCAACTTTGGCaacaaacagctgctgctctccagtctAACAAGTTTGTGCAG CCTCTtcttggaaggaaaaatgagTTGGATAGACAAAGGAAAGATATCAAGGACCTTTGGCAAcgagaacagaaaaaaatg caagagctggaagctgctctCAGAAAAGCCAAGTTGCTGTATACACAGCGTCAGGATGAGTATGAAAAGGCAAAGTCCTGTACTGCTCGTGCTGAGGAGGAACAGCTTAGCTCAAGTGGAAGCTTTGTGAAAGATTTCAGCAAGCAAATTGAGAAAAAACGAAGGCTAGAAGAGGAAGCTCTTCAAAAG GCCGAAGAAGCCAATGAACACTATAAAGCAAGCATGGCAGAGgttgaagaaaaaagaaattatttggaaagcTTTAAAAGTGATGTTTTAACACAGCTTCGGGAGCTTATTTACCAGTGTGATCTTACTCTTAAAGCT GCAACAGTTAAcctgttccagctgcagcatgCTCAGGTTGTATCTCTGCCAGTTAACTGCCAGTCCCTCTGTGAGAGTGCCAAACTCTATGACCCTGGTCAGCAGTATTCAGAGTTTGTGAAAAGCTTGCCAAAGGATGGTGTTCCTGTTGAATCAGGTTGTTTTGAAACCCAGAGTTCCCAGGTTGATGG ggTTTTTAGTAAGCAATCAACAAACAGTGTCCATACATCCCACGGTAACTTATCTCAGTGTTCAGGAGATTTCCCTGCTCAGACATTAGATGATGTGGGAAGCCCAGTTTATCATCGTTCACAAAAGGTTAGAGAGAAGAGATCTTCCAGCAACACAGATATTCCAG TGCGAGGGCCACCGCCGTTCAGATCATGGTCAGTTGGCAACCAGAGTGGAGGAATGTGCAGTGACTCTGAAAGTGCAGGGGGGAGCAGTGAGTCCCGATCCATGGATTCTCCATCTGCCAGCCCAG GGGATTTTAAAAGACGACTTCCCcgaacaccttccactgggaCTATGTCATCTGCAGATGATCTTGATGAAAGAGAGCCACCATCTCCTTCAGACTGTG GTTTAAATGATCTCACATCTGAAACTGCAAATTCTCCAGGACCTTTTAGAAATGCTAATATgtccaaagcagcacaaacacacaaactCCGGAAGCTGAGAGCTCCATCTAAATGCAGAGAATGTGACGGCCTAGTAGTATTTCATGGAGCTGAGTGTGAAGAG TGTTCACTTGCATGCCATAAAAAATGTTTAGAGACTTTAGCTATTCAATGTGGGCACAAAAAGCTTCATGGAAGGCTTCACTTATTTGGAGTGGAATTTGCCCAAGCTGctaaaaatattcctgatgGCATTCCTTTCATCATCAAAAAGTGTACGTCAGAAATTGAAAGCAGAGCACTGAATGTCAAG GGCATCTATCGTGTGAATGGAGCCAAGTCAAGAGTTGAAAAGCTTTGTCAAGCttttgaaaatggaaaggaTTTGGTCGAGCTCTCAGAACTCTATGCACATGACATTAGCAATGTTCTCAAGCTGTATCTCCGCCAG CTTCCAGAGCCCTTGATTTTGTTTCGGCTTTACAATGAGTTCATTGGACTTGCAAAAGAAAGTCAAAACGCTAATGAGGAGTTGGATGCTAAACAAGCTAGCCCCAAAGCAAAGACAAGACAGTCACTCTGTATTGAACTGAACAGGATcatcattaaaattaaagatCTTCTGAAACAACTGCCTGTACCAAACTATAACACTCTTCAGTACCTTATTGGACACCTTCACAg AGTTACAGAACAGTGcgatgaaaataaaatgtcagcCAGCAACCTTGGCATAATATTTGGCCCAACTCTGATCAGACCCCGTCAAACCGATGCTACAGTTTCTTTGTCATCACTTGTGGACTACCCTTATCAGGCCCGGGTAGTGGAGCTGCTCATAACATACTATGAAAAGATATTTGATGTCTCATTGAAACCACTTCTGAGCACTTGTCATGCTGAAGAAACAGCTGGTACGGTCAGAGTTGCTTTATCAGCAGATGAGagggagccacagcagcagaggaaatcGTTTGTTGCTGTAAAGGAA CAGGGTATTCAAATAGTTCCATGTGAAAGAGCTTCAGAAACAGCTGCAATCTTTTTTGAATCGAAGAATAGCAGGAATACAAAAGAAGAAGCAGATATATCTGTAACTG GTGATGTTGTGAGTCCAGCTACAGAGAAAGACAACGATCCATTCCTTTCTCTAGGTGAAGACCCCTGTCAAATTAGCCTAGTTGCTGTAAAACCCAACCGTCAGCTTGCCAAAGTTCCATTGCGGGCTCCAAGGACAAAGCCAGCGTCTCGCCCTGTCAGCCTGCCTGTAGACCGAATACTTCCTCCATGTGTTTTGAATGAAAGAAATTCACGAAATGCAGGGGCAATAAGTTCAGAGaagctgggcagaagccctaCTATTGAAGAAGTCTCAGAGGTGAAGGCCCTCCCTGCTGTTGATACCTGCTGCAGACTGCCTTGTTATGACACCCAGATGCTGCGAAAAACTTGGGACAAGCAGTACAAACAGTATGATATCACAGCAAGGACAGCAATGATCGTGACTAACGTGCCCCAGGAGATCCGAGCACTCGAGAGTGGAACTGCAGGTGCTTTATCATCATCATGCAGCATTGGTAACAATTCAGCTAAAGCCAATCTTCCTAATAAGCCATATTCTGTTGTCGGGTcaggaaggacagcagcagaagagaatgGTCCTGATGTTAATCCTGTTGCTGCCTTTAGGGCACCAAGAACATTGCAGCCACCCCCAGGGACATTTTATAAACCACCTTCTaacaaatcaaaagaaaatggagatgGTTCTTCTGCTAAAGCTTGTGCACCCACCAGTGCTAGCTCCGTGCTCCCCCAGGATAATACTGTGAAACTGGCTAGGAGCTCTGCACTTCCGTCAGGTGATGCTGAACAAAACACAAACGAACAGAAATCTAGCTCAGAGGACATTCACTCCACAGATCTGAAGCCTGCTTACCACAGACTGAGACCAAAAAGGATCCAAGAACTGGAGCACAGGGAAGCTCATTTTGTATAG
- the ARHGAP29 gene encoding rho GTPase-activating protein 29 isoform X8 has translation MLRQNGGSNKRGLGLARLSTSNFFTISTAGNWGMGRSTKSSSLSSISSNSDCYDNPVVDPEYIMQLVNDVRKFADVLLYLKEAFLSEENHDGLHQVVHERLGELLRVLKAVINKHQTLNSVDILSAAGTVIAKVKAVNFKEVNEENKRELFGEIFSSIETLAFTFGNVVSDFLMGDVDNGSSLGLPVSRRSRSFENLSVESGGSLHERDDIQGHLRAEEVDSMLLRNDSGIESALSYAKAWSKYTKDVVAWVEKKLSLELECAKNLAKMAETAKAVVGHQDYMPFQSIFINAFQNDIENSQLWQQTAAALQSNKFVQPLLGRKNELDRQRKDIKDLWQREQKKMQELEAALRKAKLLYTQRQDEYEKAKSCTARAEEEQLSSSGSFVKDFSKQIEKKRRLEEEALQKAEEANEHYKASMAEVEEKRNYLESFKSDVLTQLRELIYQCDLTLKAATVNLFQLQHAQVVSLPVNCQSLCESAKLYDPGQQYSEFVKSLPKDGVPVESGCFETQSSQVDGVFSKQSTNSVHTSHGNLSQCSGDFPAQTLDDVGSPVYHRSQKVREKRSSSNTDIPAVRGPPPFRSWSVGNQSGGMCSDSESAGGSSESRSMDSPSASPGDFKRRLPRTPSTGTMSSADDLDEREPPSPSDCGLNDLTSETANSPGPFRNANMSKAAQTHKLRKLRAPSKCRECDGLVVFHGAECEECSLACHKKCLETLAIQCGHKKLHGRLHLFGVEFAQAAKNIPDGIPFIIKKCTSEIESRALNVKGIYRVNGAKSRVEKLCQAFENGKDLVELSELYAHDISNVLKLYLRQLPEPLILFRLYNEFIGLAKESQNANEELDAKQASPKAKTRQSLCIELNRIIIKIKDLLKQLPVPNYNTLQYLIGHLHRVTEQCDENKMSASNLGIIFGPTLIRPRQTDATVSLSSLVDYPYQARVVELLITYYEKIFDVSLKPLLSTCHAEETAGTVRVALSADEREPQQQRKSFVAVKEGIQIVPCERASETAAIFFESKNSRNTKEEADISVTGEDPCQISLVAVKPNRQLAKVPLRAPRTKPASRPVSLPVDRILPPCVLNERNSRNAGAISSEKLGRSPTIEEVSEVKALPAVDTCCRLPCYDTQMLRKTWDKQYKQYDITARTAMIVTNVPQEIRALESGTAGALSSSCSIGNNSAKANLPNKPYSVVGSGRTAAEENGPDVNPVAAFRAPRTLQPPPGTFYKPPSNKSKENGDGSSAKACAPTSASSVLPQDNTVKLARSSALPSGDAEQNTNEQKSSSEDIHSTDLKPAYHRLRPKRIQELEHREAHFV, from the exons aaaatcatGATGGCCTGCATCAAGTAGTACATGAACGCCTGGGGGAGTTACTACgtgttttaaaagcagtgaTAAATAAACATCAGACTCTAAACTCAGTTGATATTCTTAGTGCTGCAGGAACAGTTATTGCAAAAGTAAAAG cGGTGAACTTCAAAGAggttaatgaagaaaataagagagaacTCTTcggtgaaatattttcttctattgaAACATTGGCATTCACCTTTGGAAACGT TGTTTCAGACTTCCTTATGGGAGATGTAGACAATGGCTCGTCATTGGGACTTCCTGTATCTCGGAGAAGTCGG TCTTTTGAGAATCTTTCTGTGGAGTCTGGGGGTTCACTGCATGAAAGGGATGATATTCAAG GACATCTTCGAGCAGAGGAGGTTGATAGCATGCTCCTAAGAAATGACAGTGGAATTGAGTCGGCTCTGTCCTATGCTAAAGCATGGTCAAAATATACCAAGGATGTAGTCGCATGGGTAGAAAAAAAGCTTAGCTTGG aactgGAGTGTGCTAAAAACTTAGCAAAAATGGCTGAAACTGCTAAAGCTGTTGTTGGACACCAG GATTATATGCCATTCCAGTCAATATTCATtaatgcttttcaaaatgaTATCGAGAACAGTCAACTTTGGCaacaaacagctgctgctctccagtctAACAAGTTTGTGCAG CCTCTtcttggaaggaaaaatgagTTGGATAGACAAAGGAAAGATATCAAGGACCTTTGGCAAcgagaacagaaaaaaatg caagagctggaagctgctctCAGAAAAGCCAAGTTGCTGTATACACAGCGTCAGGATGAGTATGAAAAGGCAAAGTCCTGTACTGCTCGTGCTGAGGAGGAACAGCTTAGCTCAAGTGGAAGCTTTGTGAAAGATTTCAGCAAGCAAATTGAGAAAAAACGAAGGCTAGAAGAGGAAGCTCTTCAAAAG GCCGAAGAAGCCAATGAACACTATAAAGCAAGCATGGCAGAGgttgaagaaaaaagaaattatttggaaagcTTTAAAAGTGATGTTTTAACACAGCTTCGGGAGCTTATTTACCAGTGTGATCTTACTCTTAAAGCT GCAACAGTTAAcctgttccagctgcagcatgCTCAGGTTGTATCTCTGCCAGTTAACTGCCAGTCCCTCTGTGAGAGTGCCAAACTCTATGACCCTGGTCAGCAGTATTCAGAGTTTGTGAAAAGCTTGCCAAAGGATGGTGTTCCTGTTGAATCAGGTTGTTTTGAAACCCAGAGTTCCCAGGTTGATGG ggTTTTTAGTAAGCAATCAACAAACAGTGTCCATACATCCCACGGTAACTTATCTCAGTGTTCAGGAGATTTCCCTGCTCAGACATTAGATGATGTGGGAAGCCCAGTTTATCATCGTTCACAAAAGGTTAGAGAGAAGAGATCTTCCAGCAACACAGATATTCCAG CAGTGCGAGGGCCACCGCCGTTCAGATCATGGTCAGTTGGCAACCAGAGTGGAGGAATGTGCAGTGACTCTGAAAGTGCAGGGGGGAGCAGTGAGTCCCGATCCATGGATTCTCCATCTGCCAGCCCAG GGGATTTTAAAAGACGACTTCCCcgaacaccttccactgggaCTATGTCATCTGCAGATGATCTTGATGAAAGAGAGCCACCATCTCCTTCAGACTGTG GTTTAAATGATCTCACATCTGAAACTGCAAATTCTCCAGGACCTTTTAGAAATGCTAATATgtccaaagcagcacaaacacacaaactCCGGAAGCTGAGAGCTCCATCTAAATGCAGAGAATGTGACGGCCTAGTAGTATTTCATGGAGCTGAGTGTGAAGAG TGTTCACTTGCATGCCATAAAAAATGTTTAGAGACTTTAGCTATTCAATGTGGGCACAAAAAGCTTCATGGAAGGCTTCACTTATTTGGAGTGGAATTTGCCCAAGCTGctaaaaatattcctgatgGCATTCCTTTCATCATCAAAAAGTGTACGTCAGAAATTGAAAGCAGAGCACTGAATGTCAAG GGCATCTATCGTGTGAATGGAGCCAAGTCAAGAGTTGAAAAGCTTTGTCAAGCttttgaaaatggaaaggaTTTGGTCGAGCTCTCAGAACTCTATGCACATGACATTAGCAATGTTCTCAAGCTGTATCTCCGCCAG CTTCCAGAGCCCTTGATTTTGTTTCGGCTTTACAATGAGTTCATTGGACTTGCAAAAGAAAGTCAAAACGCTAATGAGGAGTTGGATGCTAAACAAGCTAGCCCCAAAGCAAAGACAAGACAGTCACTCTGTATTGAACTGAACAGGATcatcattaaaattaaagatCTTCTGAAACAACTGCCTGTACCAAACTATAACACTCTTCAGTACCTTATTGGACACCTTCACAg AGTTACAGAACAGTGcgatgaaaataaaatgtcagcCAGCAACCTTGGCATAATATTTGGCCCAACTCTGATCAGACCCCGTCAAACCGATGCTACAGTTTCTTTGTCATCACTTGTGGACTACCCTTATCAGGCCCGGGTAGTGGAGCTGCTCATAACATACTATGAAAAGATATTTGATGTCTCATTGAAACCACTTCTGAGCACTTGTCATGCTGAAGAAACAGCTGGTACGGTCAGAGTTGCTTTATCAGCAGATGAGagggagccacagcagcagaggaaatcGTTTGTTGCTGTAAAGGAA GGTATTCAAATAGTTCCATGTGAAAGAGCTTCAGAAACAGCTGCAATCTTTTTTGAATCGAAGAATAGCAGGAATACAAAAGAAGAAGCAGATATATCTGTAACTG GTGAAGACCCCTGTCAAATTAGCCTAGTTGCTGTAAAACCCAACCGTCAGCTTGCCAAAGTTCCATTGCGGGCTCCAAGGACAAAGCCAGCGTCTCGCCCTGTCAGCCTGCCTGTAGACCGAATACTTCCTCCATGTGTTTTGAATGAAAGAAATTCACGAAATGCAGGGGCAATAAGTTCAGAGaagctgggcagaagccctaCTATTGAAGAAGTCTCAGAGGTGAAGGCCCTCCCTGCTGTTGATACCTGCTGCAGACTGCCTTGTTATGACACCCAGATGCTGCGAAAAACTTGGGACAAGCAGTACAAACAGTATGATATCACAGCAAGGACAGCAATGATCGTGACTAACGTGCCCCAGGAGATCCGAGCACTCGAGAGTGGAACTGCAGGTGCTTTATCATCATCATGCAGCATTGGTAACAATTCAGCTAAAGCCAATCTTCCTAATAAGCCATATTCTGTTGTCGGGTcaggaaggacagcagcagaagagaatgGTCCTGATGTTAATCCTGTTGCTGCCTTTAGGGCACCAAGAACATTGCAGCCACCCCCAGGGACATTTTATAAACCACCTTCTaacaaatcaaaagaaaatggagatgGTTCTTCTGCTAAAGCTTGTGCACCCACCAGTGCTAGCTCCGTGCTCCCCCAGGATAATACTGTGAAACTGGCTAGGAGCTCTGCACTTCCGTCAGGTGATGCTGAACAAAACACAAACGAACAGAAATCTAGCTCAGAGGACATTCACTCCACAGATCTGAAGCCTGCTTACCACAGACTGAGACCAAAAAGGATCCAAGAACTGGAGCACAGGGAAGCTCATTTTGTATAG